In Deinococcus sp. QL22, the following are encoded in one genomic region:
- a CDS encoding phage tail tape measure protein, whose protein sequence is MTAPSAPVGDLTIGTALDPSGVMGDLRKLQQQVNRETGLKLDMDAKPALEAIDQVKADVTALSALSKQDAAARTQAARLLGTQYAATTKSLQVQTAEIKQQAAATAANTAKLREQGAQVSLNLRLASEARRAEKERSQGSINALDAEVRAMRNLWQTRVLSNEQVFQQQGRLRQQALEMALTVDKQSDAYRRLTQVAAQAQRTMDQSQGINTPGGFGAGIEQGIAGVLSQFGVAGDLLGGFVQLIAAKRAAAQNTAAELGEDTMQGLIAGMKNNQAQVKQVAGNSADAIADAIRKNLDIHSPSRVMEYLGRMVGDGFVAGIRSRYDEVKRAASGMSDAARNGVSTQVGAATSVGGRTGGVGGLLLPAAVGGALEAGKISNTTDALAGMNKQLQLNASASLEAATAGATTEVATEALGGAVEGAAEQIQSFTAARQEGDEAARESAINEAKTAMAFTAVAAGITAVTAAFVVSMNTAANYEQAMSKAAATTEATGAQLVQLDAIARSDRLSKLGVGGTEAAAGIEELGSQGLNTAQILDGALEDSLLLAKAVGTDVATAGGIAAASVKAFGLEAEDLGEIVDIVTVGVNGTSIKIDNFKDSIAAGGAQAKASGVDFTNFTGVISFLTDKALSASDAGTSVKNFLMALTPNSKAAAAEMKRLGFNAFDAQGNFKSLGAIADNLRESFGDMTPEMQATTAEMIFGSDGARVFFALMEQGSKGLAARTEQLSKMGAAEEAAAKKMEGFRGQQQIFNATLENFKIMVGTGFLPGANKMLEWATDFLGKIVKINQELSAVKSPNDIHATLQITAKDDTTTAIIKFFGGIGEGTKTLGGILTGKWAQPYVDAKNNKTTVTQTRDALVELGVLTATTNGEDRGAQWRRIEADLPKFQAMLVKAIEKAAAAIEKAGKPLAASSPLALQGQTGTQIAQAFFKAIYEQESKSSGGYSAFNTDWANKGQGAVGKYQVMPFNLISPESYNLPQAQRGAYARANMDTKGQTGFGWDFKATGKDYTLREILDSPELQEKIGQYKLNEYLTEELRRNGGNVEKAVKAAAARWYGTGTTNGPSTQAYSASVFNKFRAGMPQADLAGQGALLPGQQRALEPDVATLNAGILNAIQGQTGNMEADTVAGWCARWVRMMLVKAAPEAQKEIEKVFGGDAKQISNNLEGSPLLQRDMSKLKPGDVVIYDDHIGVYMGKNANGQDMVRGNNLWGQQNGRAVVSDERMTSLGTPQGFVRVGDVPGVVRPAPVVFEAPAGPKSDAALFKEAKRILARVEATEKSGDLTANVKADRVLKAFSESGPRAAAALEYVQAQVKATDKVISQYGQGFDKLKGQLDVSGSLYKLNEQTPQYLKSLDSIAVAASKAAQVERDKNKETAKYRALLELAGDASSKAANLREAAQRSDEARNKARLQNQEDFNKALADNNESEARRALARLKTQQAQDLAAAKDNAAKKAQIIAASGPAIIRAENQLANLRRDQLVKQAGETARLAGLVEGADLEAIEKTRRLAVKKAYKEAADDRAQAQRESSETASAAGRTRIEEEARFAKELSELKIQQATATAARLKARNDADIRAHEGDLQKQLELTRKYSQQEYDDQVKILIATKTRAFRDAEGKPNQKALRDLATTQYDTGLEGLKTTRAEAVRKANEAVLAEQKIFDVELAALNIEAARQSDARLTVQGEQHIKRFEGNLQKQLALTKHYGQLQYEREVRIATKVRDAALDAARGTANEGAARQVAFGAFAVAEQQARFAANDAVAAAREAIAASAKDARDNISQLAQGLREKVDSKNVTLADLTAYAEDLNVMRQAIDKAGLSTNVYVQAALKNATALEQQAFAAGVSSGAFDQLTDSHDRVRGVQGRYTVSLQDVLENLPKAADATAAYMQTLEELAEAGILSRDVLKEVEAIVANRADDMAAFTAAAGDLATESIALADAYDGLGDTQMGLAVLYDSLDALFLRAEDGQEVGDSIDAVTQKILALQNALNADTEFDTFLAGLTGSLSGQIAAVTDQLASETDVKMRGRLLELRADLQQQFAQSADFDVQGAGFTPKNEAEGRALTQAGTLLEALRNETDPAQLQGIMDQMGEFLASGLGRLLPEAVRTGLEAGVTSADGYIKTLQEITGDAVVDGWERASKTLPDGPTNRFLDLTQSVFDLKDALKDPTQAAALTDSLNAARLAGELTSVELEYLLRLVKQLQDEEPLELIDPPNPDRDNMLDLAGRGITTEKQRDEGSIGREEAARSLLDLATDAERYAAAAERAGKADLAGQFRELAANAREAAGSVGKLMEVQRYAGYVQELAGGFAQLFETLGEGDEQMADIGANLRGAENLAGKVVALAGDIARIVANPADIGAWVGAITKIVSGIAEALSGFQKAKAEAKRIQEDFNKGFTLINGDNYSKTFVRSRGWLADTFGGGPEVKQEINELGLKIAQSIEGGLVNGIKNGLKTALTTGNWDEFSNTFRKSAFEGVVDGVIEAVFNKALQDILAPGIKALTDAAETEDTSDDAAAVDTFTDRVKVGERFAMDFGQRINPSLDRLRGNLGISTDDLNTGGVSGAGSLASLPEPLQFALATPLLEGVRGIKDAGTMFQATVSNLDTIFKRGVTINVNGPSGSYSSSTGALSGG, encoded by the coding sequence ATGACTGCCCCCTCTGCCCCCGTCGGTGATCTGACCATTGGTACCGCGCTTGATCCTTCCGGCGTAATGGGCGACTTGCGCAAGCTCCAGCAACAGGTGAACCGCGAAACAGGCCTGAAGTTGGATATGGACGCCAAACCCGCCCTAGAAGCCATCGACCAGGTGAAGGCTGATGTCACAGCGCTGAGTGCGCTAAGCAAGCAGGATGCTGCTGCTCGTACTCAGGCTGCCCGCCTCCTGGGCACTCAATACGCGGCCACCACCAAAAGCCTGCAGGTGCAGACTGCTGAGATTAAACAGCAGGCCGCTGCGACTGCTGCGAATACCGCCAAACTGCGCGAGCAGGGTGCACAGGTCAGCCTGAACCTGCGACTGGCCAGTGAAGCCCGGCGTGCTGAGAAAGAGCGGTCTCAGGGCAGCATCAACGCGCTGGACGCTGAAGTGCGGGCCATGCGCAACCTCTGGCAGACCCGTGTCCTCTCCAATGAGCAGGTGTTTCAGCAGCAGGGGAGATTGCGACAGCAAGCGCTGGAGATGGCGCTGACGGTGGATAAACAGAGCGACGCCTATCGACGACTCACCCAAGTTGCGGCGCAAGCACAGCGGACTATGGATCAATCTCAGGGGATCAATACCCCTGGTGGGTTCGGCGCGGGCATCGAGCAGGGGATTGCGGGTGTGCTGTCTCAGTTCGGCGTGGCGGGTGATTTGCTGGGCGGCTTCGTCCAGCTCATCGCTGCTAAGCGTGCTGCGGCCCAGAACACGGCGGCAGAACTCGGCGAAGACACCATGCAAGGCCTGATTGCGGGCATGAAGAACAACCAGGCGCAGGTCAAGCAGGTGGCTGGGAACAGTGCCGACGCCATCGCTGACGCCATTCGCAAGAATCTGGACATTCACTCGCCTTCCCGGGTCATGGAGTACTTGGGGCGCATGGTGGGTGATGGCTTCGTGGCCGGGATCCGTTCCCGCTATGACGAGGTCAAGCGTGCGGCCTCAGGCATGAGTGACGCGGCCCGCAATGGGGTCAGCACTCAAGTTGGTGCCGCTACCTCTGTTGGTGGACGCACCGGCGGTGTCGGTGGCTTGCTGCTGCCCGCAGCTGTGGGTGGTGCTCTGGAAGCGGGCAAGATTTCCAACACGACAGACGCCCTTGCCGGAATGAACAAGCAGCTGCAACTCAACGCTTCTGCCAGTCTCGAAGCGGCAACGGCTGGCGCCACAACTGAAGTTGCGACCGAAGCCCTTGGAGGTGCAGTTGAGGGTGCGGCTGAGCAGATTCAGTCGTTTACAGCGGCTCGTCAGGAAGGCGACGAGGCGGCGCGGGAATCGGCCATTAACGAGGCCAAAACCGCTATGGCGTTTACGGCTGTAGCAGCCGGGATCACTGCTGTCACAGCGGCTTTTGTGGTCTCCATGAACACTGCTGCGAACTACGAGCAGGCGATGAGCAAGGCCGCAGCCACCACCGAAGCTACCGGCGCACAACTCGTGCAACTGGACGCCATTGCCCGCAGTGACCGGCTCTCCAAGTTGGGTGTGGGCGGTACGGAAGCGGCGGCAGGGATTGAGGAACTGGGCAGCCAGGGCCTGAACACAGCCCAGATCCTGGATGGTGCCCTGGAAGACAGCCTACTTCTCGCTAAAGCAGTCGGCACGGATGTGGCAACCGCTGGCGGCATTGCGGCAGCTAGCGTGAAAGCGTTCGGACTGGAGGCTGAAGACCTCGGAGAAATTGTCGACATCGTGACTGTCGGTGTGAACGGCACCTCCATCAAGATCGACAACTTCAAAGATTCCATTGCGGCGGGTGGGGCACAGGCCAAAGCCAGTGGCGTGGACTTTACCAATTTCACTGGCGTGATTAGTTTCCTGACCGATAAAGCTCTCAGTGCTTCCGACGCTGGTACCTCGGTCAAGAACTTCCTGATGGCCCTGACCCCGAACTCCAAAGCAGCAGCAGCGGAAATGAAGCGCCTCGGGTTTAATGCTTTCGATGCCCAGGGCAACTTTAAGAGCCTGGGTGCGATTGCTGACAATCTGCGGGAATCGTTCGGCGATATGACGCCCGAGATGCAGGCGACGACCGCAGAAATGATTTTCGGCTCAGATGGTGCACGTGTCTTCTTCGCCCTGATGGAACAGGGTTCCAAAGGTCTGGCGGCTCGTACTGAGCAGCTCAGCAAAATGGGCGCCGCAGAAGAGGCAGCCGCGAAGAAAATGGAAGGGTTCCGGGGTCAGCAACAGATTTTCAACGCTACCCTCGAAAACTTCAAAATCATGGTTGGTACGGGGTTCTTGCCTGGTGCGAACAAGATGCTCGAATGGGCCACTGATTTCCTCGGGAAGATCGTGAAGATCAACCAGGAACTGAGTGCTGTGAAATCGCCGAACGATATTCACGCCACCCTGCAAATCACGGCAAAAGACGACACGACTACGGCCATCATCAAGTTCTTCGGTGGAATCGGCGAAGGCACCAAAACCCTCGGCGGTATCCTGACCGGTAAGTGGGCTCAGCCCTACGTGGATGCCAAGAACAACAAAACGACGGTGACTCAGACTCGGGACGCCCTGGTCGAATTGGGTGTGCTAACGGCCACCACCAACGGGGAAGATCGGGGCGCACAGTGGCGGCGGATTGAAGCCGACTTGCCTAAATTCCAAGCCATGTTGGTCAAAGCCATCGAAAAAGCCGCTGCAGCTATAGAGAAAGCAGGTAAACCCTTGGCAGCTTCCTCGCCACTAGCCCTGCAGGGTCAGACCGGTACCCAGATCGCACAGGCGTTCTTCAAGGCCATCTACGAGCAGGAAAGCAAATCGTCAGGTGGTTATTCAGCCTTCAACACTGATTGGGCGAACAAGGGTCAGGGCGCGGTGGGCAAGTACCAGGTCATGCCGTTCAACCTGATCAGCCCAGAGTCCTACAACCTGCCTCAAGCTCAGCGGGGTGCATATGCCCGGGCCAACATGGATACCAAGGGTCAGACCGGCTTTGGCTGGGATTTCAAGGCCACTGGTAAGGACTACACCCTGCGCGAAATCCTGGACAGCCCAGAGCTGCAAGAGAAGATCGGTCAGTACAAGCTGAACGAATATCTCACCGAAGAATTGCGCCGCAATGGAGGCAATGTCGAGAAGGCCGTGAAGGCCGCTGCTGCCCGCTGGTACGGGACTGGGACAACGAATGGCCCCAGCACTCAGGCCTACTCAGCCTCTGTATTCAACAAGTTCCGGGCTGGGATGCCTCAGGCTGATCTGGCTGGGCAGGGGGCCTTGCTGCCCGGTCAACAGCGTGCCTTGGAGCCTGACGTCGCCACCCTAAATGCGGGCATCTTGAACGCGATTCAGGGCCAGACAGGAAATATGGAGGCTGACACCGTGGCGGGTTGGTGTGCCCGTTGGGTGCGCATGATGCTGGTAAAAGCTGCACCAGAGGCCCAAAAAGAGATTGAGAAGGTTTTTGGCGGCGATGCTAAGCAGATCAGCAACAACCTGGAAGGCAGCCCCCTGCTGCAGCGCGATATGTCCAAACTGAAACCCGGTGACGTCGTGATCTATGACGACCACATCGGTGTCTACATGGGTAAGAACGCCAACGGACAGGACATGGTGCGGGGCAACAACCTGTGGGGTCAGCAAAATGGCCGTGCGGTGGTCTCCGACGAGCGCATGACCAGCCTGGGGACGCCTCAGGGCTTTGTGCGTGTTGGAGATGTGCCGGGTGTCGTCAGACCTGCGCCTGTTGTATTCGAGGCGCCTGCTGGGCCAAAATCCGACGCGGCCCTCTTCAAGGAAGCCAAACGCATCTTGGCGCGAGTAGAAGCGACTGAGAAGTCTGGCGATCTGACGGCCAATGTCAAGGCTGACCGTGTGCTCAAAGCGTTTAGCGAGTCTGGGCCTCGTGCCGCTGCTGCACTGGAATATGTCCAGGCGCAGGTCAAGGCGACTGACAAAGTGATCAGCCAGTATGGTCAGGGTTTTGACAAACTCAAAGGCCAACTCGATGTGTCGGGCAGCCTCTACAAGCTCAATGAACAGACGCCCCAATACCTCAAGAGTCTGGACAGCATCGCAGTAGCGGCCAGCAAAGCTGCCCAAGTCGAGAGAGATAAGAACAAAGAAACGGCCAAATATCGTGCGCTCTTGGAGTTGGCTGGGGATGCGTCTAGCAAAGCGGCCAACCTGCGCGAAGCTGCCCAGCGCAGTGATGAAGCTCGTAATAAGGCAAGACTCCAGAACCAGGAGGATTTCAATAAAGCCCTGGCTGATAACAACGAATCTGAGGCCCGCCGTGCGCTGGCCCGTCTCAAAACCCAGCAGGCTCAAGATCTGGCGGCGGCGAAAGACAACGCCGCTAAAAAGGCCCAGATTATTGCGGCCTCTGGTCCCGCCATCATCCGGGCTGAAAATCAACTTGCCAATTTGCGCCGGGATCAGCTTGTCAAGCAGGCAGGCGAAACGGCGAGGTTAGCAGGTCTAGTGGAAGGGGCTGACCTTGAGGCCATCGAGAAAACCCGGCGCCTGGCCGTCAAAAAAGCTTACAAAGAGGCCGCTGATGATCGCGCACAGGCCCAGAGGGAAAGCAGCGAGACGGCCAGTGCCGCAGGCCGGACCCGTATCGAGGAAGAGGCTCGCTTTGCAAAGGAACTCTCTGAACTGAAAATCCAGCAGGCGACGGCCACCGCTGCCCGCCTGAAAGCCCGCAACGATGCCGACATTCGCGCCCACGAGGGCGATCTTCAGAAGCAACTGGAGCTCACCCGCAAATACTCACAGCAGGAATACGACGATCAGGTCAAGATTCTGATCGCCACCAAAACCCGCGCCTTCCGGGACGCCGAAGGCAAGCCGAATCAGAAGGCGCTGCGCGATCTTGCCACAACGCAATACGACACTGGCTTGGAGGGCCTGAAGACCACCCGCGCTGAGGCGGTACGCAAAGCTAACGAAGCCGTGTTGGCCGAGCAGAAGATCTTTGACGTGGAACTGGCGGCTCTGAATATTGAAGCCGCCCGGCAGAGCGATGCCCGCCTGACCGTCCAGGGCGAGCAGCACATCAAGCGGTTTGAGGGCAACCTTCAGAAGCAACTTGCCCTGACCAAGCATTACGGACAGTTGCAGTACGAGCGGGAAGTTCGCATTGCGACGAAGGTGCGGGACGCTGCACTCGATGCCGCACGTGGGACTGCGAATGAAGGGGCCGCGAGGCAAGTTGCTTTTGGGGCCTTTGCGGTGGCCGAACAGCAGGCCCGTTTTGCCGCGAATGACGCTGTAGCAGCTGCCCGCGAGGCGATTGCGGCTAGTGCTAAGGATGCCCGCGACAACATCTCGCAGCTCGCCCAAGGGTTGCGCGAAAAAGTAGACAGCAAGAACGTGACGCTCGCGGACTTGACGGCCTACGCCGAAGACCTGAACGTCATGCGGCAGGCAATTGACAAGGCGGGGCTCTCGACCAACGTCTACGTGCAAGCAGCCCTCAAGAACGCAACCGCGCTGGAGCAGCAGGCCTTCGCGGCAGGCGTCTCCTCCGGGGCCTTTGACCAGCTCACCGACAGTCACGACCGGGTGCGCGGCGTCCAGGGGCGCTACACCGTGTCACTGCAAGACGTGCTAGAGAACTTACCCAAAGCAGCAGATGCGACGGCAGCCTACATGCAGACGCTGGAAGAGTTGGCTGAAGCGGGCATCCTCTCCCGCGACGTGCTGAAAGAAGTGGAGGCGATTGTTGCCAACCGTGCCGATGACATGGCGGCTTTTACGGCGGCGGCGGGCGATCTGGCGACGGAAAGTATCGCGCTGGCCGATGCGTATGACGGCCTGGGTGACACGCAAATGGGCCTAGCTGTCCTGTACGACAGCCTCGACGCCCTGTTCCTCCGGGCCGAAGACGGGCAGGAAGTCGGAGACTCCATTGATGCCGTGACGCAGAAAATTCTCGCCCTCCAGAACGCACTGAACGCCGATACGGAGTTCGATACCTTCCTGGCGGGACTGACGGGCAGCCTGTCCGGGCAGATCGCCGCCGTGACCGACCAACTGGCGTCCGAGACAGACGTCAAGATGCGGGGTCGCCTGTTGGAGCTGCGGGCCGACCTCCAGCAACAGTTCGCCCAAAGCGCTGACTTCGACGTGCAGGGCGCGGGCTTCACGCCGAAGAACGAGGCGGAAGGGCGGGCGCTCACGCAGGCCGGAACGCTCCTGGAAGCCCTGCGGAACGAGACGGATCCCGCCCAGTTGCAGGGGATCATGGATCAGATGGGCGAGTTTCTCGCTTCTGGGCTGGGCCGCTTGTTGCCGGAAGCGGTTCGCACGGGCCTGGAAGCGGGCGTCACCAGTGCAGACGGGTACATCAAGACCTTGCAGGAAATTACGGGAGATGCTGTGGTGGACGGCTGGGAGCGGGCTTCCAAAACCCTTCCAGACGGCCCCACTAACCGGTTCCTTGACCTGACCCAAAGCGTGTTTGACCTGAAGGATGCGCTGAAAGATCCCACTCAGGCTGCCGCCCTGACCGACAGCCTGAACGCGGCACGACTAGCGGGTGAGTTGACCAGCGTAGAGCTGGAATACCTGTTGCGCCTGGTCAAGCAGCTTCAGGACGAAGAACCGTTGGAACTTATCGACCCGCCCAACCCTGACCGGGACAACATGCTCGACCTGGCGGGGCGGGGCATCACGACCGAGAAGCAGCGTGACGAGGGCAGCATTGGCCGAGAGGAAGCGGCTCGAAGCCTGTTAGACCTTGCCACCGACGCTGAACGGTATGCCGCTGCCGCTGAACGTGCAGGGAAGGCCGATCTCGCGGGACAGTTCCGCGAGCTGGCTGCCAATGCGCGTGAAGCCGCTGGATCAGTAGGGAAACTGATGGAGGTTCAGCGTTACGCTGGATACGTCCAAGAGCTGGCCGGGGGCTTCGCGCAACTGTTCGAAACACTCGGCGAAGGTGACGAGCAGATGGCAGACATCGGAGCCAACTTGCGCGGGGCTGAAAACCTCGCCGGGAAGGTTGTGGCCCTGGCTGGGGACATCGCCCGGATCGTTGCCAATCCAGCCGACATCGGTGCTTGGGTGGGCGCGATTACCAAGATCGTTTCGGGGATCGCCGAAGCCCTCTCCGGCTTCCAGAAAGCCAAGGCAGAAGCGAAACGCATTCAGGAGGATTTCAACAAGGGATTCACGTTGATCAACGGTGACAACTACTCAAAGACCTTCGTACGCTCGCGGGGCTGGCTGGCCGATACCTTCGGTGGCGGGCCAGAGGTCAAGCAGGAAATCAACGAACTGGGCTTGAAGATTGCTCAGAGCATTGAAGGTGGCCTGGTCAACGGGATCAAGAACGGTTTGAAAACAGCCCTGACCACTGGCAACTGGGACGAGTTTTCCAACACCTTCCGGAAATCAGCCTTTGAGGGCGTGGTGGACGGGGTGATCGAAGCCGTCTTCAATAAAGCCCTGCAAGACATCCTCGCGCCGGGTATCAAGGCCCTGACTGACGCGGCAGAGACTGAAGACACTTCGGACGATGCAGCGGCAGTGGACACCTTCACTGACCGGGTCAAGGTGGGCGAACGGTTTGCGATGGACTTCGGTCAGCGCATCAATCCCAGTTTGGATCGTCTGCGCGGCAACCTCGGCATTAGCACTGATGACCTGAACACGGGCGGGGTGAGTGGGGCCGGATCGCTGGCCAGCCTGCCTGAACCCTTGCAGTTCGCCCTCGCCACACCGCTGCTGGAAGGGGTACGCGGCATTAAAGACGCCGGAACCATGTTCCAAGCCACAGTGTCCAATCTCGACACCATCTTCAAGCGGGGCGTCACCATCAACGTCAACGGCCCCAGTGGCAGCTATAGCAGCTCCACCGGCGCACTCTCCGGAGGCTAA
- a CDS encoding RyR domain-containing protein, with amino-acid sequence MNKMTLMLTLAAIAHEANRHYCQSIGDTSQPSWDAAPDWQKESAIAGIEGALAGNTPEQQHESWMAEKAKMGTVYAPVKDMDATPPQHPCMVPYAELPAEQQRKDHLYSAVVKAAFGALTSDLNKPLPEIKPEPRPASAPKHPFEYQPPTIEQVNQIEEVRGALKAAYETLMTLPSSRERSLAITKLEEASMWANKGIVFH; translated from the coding sequence ATGAACAAGATGACCTTGATGTTGACGCTTGCCGCTATCGCTCATGAGGCAAATCGGCATTACTGCCAATCTATCGGCGATACTTCCCAGCCCAGTTGGGATGCTGCGCCAGACTGGCAAAAGGAAAGTGCCATTGCAGGCATCGAAGGGGCACTGGCCGGCAACACGCCTGAGCAGCAGCATGAATCTTGGATGGCTGAAAAGGCCAAGATGGGTACGGTCTACGCCCCAGTCAAAGACATGGACGCGACACCGCCCCAGCACCCCTGCATGGTGCCGTATGCCGAGCTGCCCGCCGAACAACAGCGCAAAGATCATCTGTACAGCGCTGTGGTGAAGGCTGCTTTTGGTGCGTTGACCAGTGATCTGAATAAGCCTCTGCCTGAGATCAAACCTGAGCCACGGCCTGCTTCTGCGCCGAAACATCCCTTTGAATATCAACCCCCGACCATTGAACAGGTGAACCAGATTGAAGAAGTGCGGGGAGCGTTGAAAGCAGCGTATGAAACCCTGATGACCCTACCGTCCAGTCGTGAACGCTCGCTGGCCATTACCAAGCTGGAAGAGGCGAGCATGTGGGCGAACAAGGGCATCGTCTTTCACTGA
- a CDS encoding RusA family crossover junction endodeoxyribonuclease, with amino-acid sequence MNPFGSRAAAEQYLSRIAPDLRDAIRLKLGLVGTAQPVLETSPPVQPRPAQEKQPEWTSEPEQPETSPPGTLTFTLPYPPSLNSIWRSIVVKFKPKNPKAIPYRAKVLLSEEGRNYRRAVASCIQNYGQPRTPPGARLQLELIVSPPDLRKRDLSNIPKALEDALTHAGVWADDSLIDVLIVRRAPVHRGGQVVVKITPLTTTLFVGEN; translated from the coding sequence GTGAATCCTTTTGGCAGCCGTGCAGCTGCTGAGCAATACCTCAGCCGGATCGCGCCTGACCTACGCGATGCGATCCGGCTGAAGTTGGGCCTGGTCGGAACGGCACAGCCAGTACTTGAAACGAGTCCACCTGTGCAGCCGCGCCCAGCGCAGGAAAAACAGCCCGAGTGGACTAGTGAGCCGGAACAACCCGAAACGAGTCCACCTGGAACCCTGACCTTTACCCTGCCTTACCCGCCTTCCCTGAACAGCATCTGGCGCTCGATTGTGGTGAAGTTCAAGCCGAAGAATCCGAAGGCCATTCCGTACCGGGCCAAAGTGCTGCTCAGTGAAGAGGGGCGCAACTACCGCAGAGCTGTTGCCTCTTGCATCCAGAACTATGGCCAGCCCAGGACTCCGCCTGGTGCTCGCCTGCAGCTGGAATTGATCGTCTCGCCGCCGGATCTGCGGAAACGCGACCTCAGCAACATCCCGAAGGCGTTAGAGGACGCTCTGACTCATGCGGGGGTCTGGGCGGATGACTCGCTGATTGATGTGCTGATTGTGCGGCGTGCCCCGGTGCATCGCGGCGGCCAGGTTGTCGTGAAGATCACGCCGCTGACCACAACTCTGTTTGTAGGGGAGAACTGA
- a CDS encoding terminase large subunit domain-containing protein, which yields MVVRGQTARQRWLLTARLNQLPPAGDWFVWLILAGRGFGKTRTGAETIAEWARNTPRGRFALVAQTIADARDTMVEGQSGLLNVLDERELRGGSIDTAWNRSMGELYLKNGAKFKCFSSEKARSLRGPQHHGAWGDEPATWNDADQGTAEDTTWTNLLFGLRLGNDPRVILTGTPRPVRLIREVKKDEGTVVTGGSTSENISNLAETFKRNVIRKYEGTRLGRQELEGELLEDTPGALWKYAMFNREGFRIKLEDLPTLVRIVVAVDPQASQGSDNAETGIIVAGKDAAGRGYVLDDLSGDYSPTEWAEKAIEAYKYWKADCVVAERNNGGDMVANTIRAVNPKINVKAVWASRGKHTRAEPVSALYQKANIHHAKLFPDLEGQMTTWVPGDKVSPDRMDALVWAFTELLLEEEAVIPKTTISVPGADWRTVNRAGTLRIPGRG from the coding sequence ATGGTTGTCAGAGGACAGACGGCCCGCCAACGCTGGCTGCTCACCGCCCGTCTGAACCAGCTGCCGCCCGCTGGGGATTGGTTCGTCTGGCTGATCCTGGCTGGGCGTGGTTTCGGTAAGACCCGAACCGGAGCGGAGACCATCGCCGAGTGGGCACGCAACACCCCGCGGGGCCGCTTCGCTCTGGTGGCCCAGACCATTGCCGACGCCCGAGACACGATGGTCGAAGGTCAGTCCGGTCTGCTGAACGTGCTGGATGAACGCGAGCTGCGAGGGGGCAGCATCGACACCGCTTGGAACCGCTCGATGGGTGAGCTGTATTTGAAGAATGGGGCCAAGTTCAAGTGCTTCAGTAGCGAGAAAGCCCGCTCTTTGCGAGGGCCGCAACATCACGGCGCTTGGGGAGATGAGCCCGCCACCTGGAACGATGCCGATCAGGGCACGGCAGAGGACACGACCTGGACGAACCTGCTGTTCGGGTTGCGTCTCGGCAACGATCCACGTGTGATCTTGACCGGCACGCCCCGCCCGGTGCGCTTGATCCGTGAGGTCAAGAAGGATGAGGGCACGGTGGTGACCGGCGGCAGCACCAGCGAGAACATCAGCAACCTGGCCGAGACCTTCAAGCGCAACGTCATCCGGAAATACGAGGGCACCAGGTTAGGGCGTCAAGAGTTGGAGGGTGAGCTGCTCGAAGACACACCCGGCGCCCTCTGGAAGTACGCGATGTTCAACCGGGAAGGCTTCCGGATCAAGCTTGAAGACCTGCCAACACTCGTGCGGATCGTGGTCGCCGTCGATCCACAGGCCAGCCAGGGCAGTGACAACGCCGAGACTGGCATCATCGTGGCTGGCAAAGATGCAGCGGGACGCGGCTACGTGCTGGACGATCTAAGCGGGGATTACAGCCCCACCGAATGGGCAGAGAAAGCAATTGAAGCCTACAAGTACTGGAAGGCCGATTGCGTGGTGGCTGAACGAAACAACGGCGGGGACATGGTGGCGAACACCATCCGCGCTGTGAATCCGAAGATCAACGTCAAAGCGGTCTGGGCCAGCCGCGGGAAGCACACGCGGGCTGAACCGGTGAGTGCCCTTTATCAGAAGGCGAATATTCACCACGCCAAGCTCTTTCCGGATCTGGAAGGGCAGATGACGACGTGGGTACCGGGCGACAAAGTTAGCCCTGACCGCATGGACGCGCTTGTCTGGGCCTTCACTGAACTGCTGTTGGAAGAAGAGGCCGTCATACCCAAAACCACCATCTCTGTTCCCGGTGCCGATTGGCGAACTGTCAACCGCGCTGGAACTCTGCGCATCCCAGGAAGGGGGTGA
- a CDS encoding 3'-5' exoribonuclease domain-containing protein, translated as MGEQGHRLSLMRYFYDTEFIEDGDTIELISIGVVAEDGRSFYRANYDCNFSRANDWVKQNVLPHLPAQPIVLTPENRGIWRPHKEIGPELLAFLGYTLPEKKGWDVPKPVPPTEKPELWGYYSAYDHVALCQLFGRMIDLPKGMPMYTRDLKQWCDMLGNPQLPKQLKTEHDALADAHWNREVWHYLSALAGH; from the coding sequence GTGGGCGAACAAGGGCATCGTCTTTCACTGATGCGCTACTTCTACGACACCGAGTTCATTGAAGATGGTGACACCATCGAACTCATCAGCATCGGTGTGGTGGCTGAGGATGGGCGCAGTTTCTATCGTGCTAACTACGACTGCAACTTCAGCCGTGCGAACGATTGGGTGAAGCAAAACGTGCTGCCCCATCTGCCCGCTCAGCCCATTGTTCTGACCCCTGAGAACCGCGGTATCTGGCGTCCTCATAAGGAAATTGGTCCTGAACTGTTGGCCTTCCTGGGCTACACCCTGCCAGAGAAGAAGGGCTGGGACGTGCCCAAGCCTGTGCCCCCCACCGAAAAGCCGGAACTGTGGGGCTACTACAGCGCGTATGACCACGTAGCGCTGTGTCAATTGTTTGGGCGCATGATTGACCTTCCCAAAGGAATGCCGATGTATACGCGCGATCTCAAACAGTGGTGCGACATGCTGGGCAATCCTCAGTTGCCAAAGCAGCTCAAAACAGAGCATGACGCTCTGGCTGACGCTCACTGGAACCGTGAGGTGTGGCACTACCTCAGCGCACTCGCAGGTCATTAA